A portion of the Candidatus Kryptonium sp. genome contains these proteins:
- the smc gene encoding chromosome segregation protein SMC — protein MYLSRLEIFGFKSFAQKVELKFNGGITAIVGPNGCGKTNIVDAIRWVLGEQRASVLRSDKMEDVIFNGTKERKPLGMAEVSITIQNTKGILPMEYSEVTITRRVFRSGESEYFLNKVPCRLKDIIDLFADTGMGANAYSVIELKMVESLLSEKAEERRKLFEEAAGITKYKQRKKVTFRKLEDVKNDLSRVNDIIREVQKNVASLERQAKKAEKYNQILEELKRSELSLFEREYSELHRTLIYLEETLNAERNKKINIGDELSRGEQLLDVLKSELRTIEEQVEEIHLKIELGNKELSLVEQEIVLLKERKKVFIERIEKVSQEKLELQHRIHELNQKIGERKLALDAVSTERKILQSEYTEKKKEIDQLSLGLDEKRIAVRNLNETLIEKMNQISDKRGEIEKTRGKMENFKGKLDLLNDEKNSQEKEINDAEIELGFLFEKKATLLNELASAERIFNEKEALRENLKSEIEELRKKSFAIQSEINKRLSKIDFLRELIERHVDLSEGAQFLVQNYNPNFKSVSDVVDVEPELSFAIESALGETAGYLIVDTVEEAERAIDILKSQNKSKVTFICLEKIPENYATNLPIRGNGVIGWANELVSCEGKFKKVVDLLLDEFLIVRDKSSAIEVLKNYGNVKCVTLEGEIFTDEGLIKGGSTNGSTQSVIGKRKQIDLLEKEVSKLKDELNRIQKEIEEKSNQVETINLKELSDALRGIQSSVVEVEKMINQVEYRRNRAFERIGEIEREKDEIEKEIERLTEILSKLENEISTLEKEKEEIEYQLSIATSEFEMLEREWSIKAEHVSELNIKLVSLENDEKNLESEIKRLEDELVRNSVKINECEIEIEESKLQVENIEFKLVELGEKHDLLENEVSMLRERLKEVQSQHNAKIVEIQSLERKIKDERAKYEEYVSAMHDIEMKINEVKLRMQNLRERAKEEYQVELEYKEFEDYNIAVLREEVENLKAKLKLLGPVNLLAFNDYQEEKKRLEFLISQRDDLLESEKTLKETINEINTTAEKKFLETFEKIRENFKRTFETLFGPDSEADLKLVPDENGNIDPLESKIEIMAKPKGKRLQSIDLLSAGEKTLTAIALLFAIYLVKPSPFCVLDEVDAPLDDANIDRFINLLRSFSSDTQFIIVTHNKKTMEAADTLYGVTMEEEGVSKIVSVRFKQEVER, from the coding sequence ATGTATCTTTCGCGACTTGAGATCTTTGGCTTTAAATCATTTGCTCAAAAGGTTGAGTTAAAATTTAACGGCGGTATAACAGCAATAGTTGGTCCAAATGGTTGCGGAAAGACCAACATAGTGGACGCAATAAGATGGGTTCTCGGGGAGCAAAGAGCTAGCGTTTTAAGAAGCGACAAAATGGAGGATGTTATATTTAACGGGACAAAGGAAAGAAAACCACTCGGAATGGCGGAGGTCTCCATCACAATTCAGAACACCAAAGGAATCTTGCCAATGGAATATTCGGAGGTAACTATAACTAGGCGCGTCTTTAGATCGGGCGAGAGCGAGTATTTTTTAAACAAGGTTCCCTGCAGATTAAAGGATATAATTGATTTGTTTGCCGATACGGGGATGGGAGCAAATGCTTACTCCGTGATTGAGCTAAAGATGGTGGAATCGCTTTTAAGTGAGAAAGCGGAAGAAAGAAGAAAACTCTTTGAGGAAGCAGCTGGAATAACGAAATATAAGCAAAGAAAAAAGGTAACATTCAGAAAACTTGAGGATGTGAAAAATGATCTTTCAAGAGTAAACGATATAATCCGCGAGGTTCAAAAAAATGTCGCATCTCTTGAAAGACAAGCGAAAAAAGCTGAAAAATACAATCAAATTCTTGAAGAGCTCAAAAGAAGTGAGCTCTCTCTCTTTGAAAGAGAGTATTCAGAACTTCATAGAACTTTAATCTATCTTGAAGAGACACTCAACGCTGAAAGAAATAAGAAAATAAATATCGGCGATGAACTTTCCCGTGGAGAGCAACTCCTTGATGTACTAAAAAGCGAACTTAGGACAATTGAAGAACAAGTTGAGGAAATACATTTGAAAATTGAATTGGGAAATAAAGAGTTAAGTTTGGTAGAACAAGAAATTGTGCTTTTGAAGGAGAGGAAAAAAGTTTTTATAGAGCGAATTGAGAAGGTTTCGCAAGAAAAGCTTGAACTTCAACATCGTATCCATGAATTAAACCAAAAAATTGGCGAGAGAAAATTAGCGCTTGATGCCGTCTCAACCGAAAGAAAGATTTTACAAAGTGAATATACGGAGAAGAAAAAGGAAATTGATCAATTATCATTAGGTCTTGATGAGAAAAGAATTGCGGTTAGAAACTTGAACGAGACACTAATTGAGAAGATGAATCAGATCTCCGATAAAAGAGGGGAAATTGAGAAAACGAGAGGCAAGATGGAAAATTTCAAGGGTAAGCTGGATCTACTAAATGATGAAAAGAACTCGCAGGAGAAGGAGATAAACGATGCTGAAATAGAACTCGGATTTCTTTTTGAAAAGAAGGCGACGCTTTTGAACGAACTTGCGAGCGCTGAGAGGATATTTAATGAAAAGGAAGCGTTAAGAGAAAATTTAAAATCTGAAATTGAGGAATTAAGAAAAAAATCTTTCGCGATTCAAAGCGAGATAAATAAAAGGCTTTCAAAAATTGATTTTTTAAGGGAATTAATTGAAAGGCACGTTGATTTGTCTGAAGGTGCACAATTCCTCGTGCAAAATTACAATCCTAATTTTAAAAGTGTTTCTGATGTTGTGGATGTTGAGCCAGAGCTTTCGTTCGCAATTGAATCAGCGCTTGGGGAGACGGCAGGTTATTTAATCGTTGATACCGTTGAGGAAGCTGAAAGAGCCATTGATATTTTGAAATCACAAAACAAAAGCAAAGTGACTTTTATCTGCCTTGAGAAAATTCCAGAAAATTATGCAACAAATCTCCCAATTCGCGGCAACGGCGTAATCGGTTGGGCAAATGAATTGGTATCTTGCGAAGGAAAGTTCAAGAAGGTAGTTGATCTTTTGCTTGATGAATTTCTCATCGTGAGAGATAAAAGTTCGGCGATTGAGGTTTTAAAAAATTACGGGAATGTCAAGTGCGTAACACTTGAAGGGGAGATCTTCACCGATGAGGGCTTGATTAAAGGTGGGAGCACGAATGGTTCAACACAAAGCGTTATAGGTAAAAGAAAACAAATTGATCTATTGGAAAAAGAGGTTTCAAAGCTAAAAGACGAATTGAATCGTATTCAAAAAGAAATTGAAGAAAAGAGCAATCAAGTTGAAACGATAAATTTAAAAGAACTATCAGACGCCTTGCGAGGCATCCAATCGTCGGTCGTGGAAGTTGAAAAGATGATAAACCAAGTTGAATACAGAAGAAATAGAGCGTTTGAAAGAATCGGCGAGATAGAAAGGGAAAAAGACGAGATTGAAAAAGAGATTGAGAGATTAACGGAAATTTTATCTAAACTTGAAAACGAAATTTCAACGCTTGAAAAGGAAAAAGAAGAAATTGAATATCAACTTTCAATAGCGACATCAGAATTTGAAATGCTTGAGAGGGAATGGAGCATAAAAGCTGAACATGTTTCAGAACTTAACATTAAACTTGTTTCCCTTGAAAATGATGAAAAAAATCTTGAATCAGAGATAAAACGGCTTGAGGATGAACTTGTACGGAACTCGGTGAAAATTAATGAGTGTGAAATTGAAATTGAAGAAAGCAAACTTCAGGTTGAGAATATTGAATTCAAACTGGTTGAACTTGGAGAAAAACATGATCTCCTTGAAAATGAGGTTTCAATGCTTCGCGAGAGATTGAAGGAGGTTCAATCTCAGCACAATGCTAAAATAGTTGAAATCCAATCGCTTGAGAGAAAAATAAAGGACGAAAGAGCTAAATATGAGGAATATGTTAGCGCAATGCACGATATTGAAATGAAGATAAACGAGGTGAAATTGAGAATGCAAAATTTAAGGGAAAGAGCGAAGGAAGAGTATCAAGTGGAACTTGAATATAAAGAATTTGAAGACTATAATATCGCAGTTTTAAGGGAAGAAGTTGAGAATTTGAAAGCGAAGCTTAAACTTCTCGGACCTGTGAACTTGCTTGCGTTTAATGATTATCAGGAGGAAAAAAAGCGACTTGAATTCTTGATTTCGCAGAGAGACGATTTGCTTGAGTCCGAGAAAACGCTTAAGGAAACAATTAATGAAATTAACACAACCGCCGAGAAAAAGTTTCTTGAGACATTTGAAAAAATAAGGGAGAATTTCAAAAGAACATTTGAGACGCTTTTCGGACCTGATAGCGAAGCGGATTTGAAACTCGTCCCGGATGAAAATGGCAACATTGATCCGCTTGAATCAAAAATAGAAATAATGGCGAAGCCGAAGGGAAAGAGATTGCAATCAATAGATCTTTTATCTGCAGGAGAAAAAACCTTAACTGCTATTGCACTTCTTTTCGCAATTTATCTTGTGAAACCAAGTCCATTTTGTGTTTTAGATGAAGTTGATGCACCGCTTGATGATGCAAACATTGACAGATTTATAAATCTTTTGAGGAGCTTCTCAAGTGATACACAATTTATAATAGTCACACATAACAAGAAAACTATGGAAGCAGCTGATACGCTCTACGGTGTAACCATGGAGGAAGAAGGTGTTTCAAAGATCGTTTCGGTAAGGTTCAAACAAGAGGTTGAAAGATAA
- a CDS encoding MtnX-like HAD-IB family phosphatase: protein MNIKIFCDFDGTITKNDVGDLFFETFGDKDYYASLVEKWRDYEISSKEMWEKIAEKVKVENGEAENLIYSQEIDPHFIDFVKWAKEKGIDIFILSDGFDFYIKRILEKHGLADIKFFSNRMRIENGKVKLDFPYPDSVCRICGNCKRNHMLTLSGDEDIIVYIGDGYSDRCPAEYADVVFGKKELLKFCREKNIPVYEFETFKDVLDQFQRFLSGKKKLKKRWQAELKRRDVFMRE, encoded by the coding sequence ATGAACATAAAAATTTTTTGTGATTTTGACGGGACGATAACAAAAAACGATGTCGGAGATCTATTTTTTGAGACATTTGGGGATAAAGATTATTACGCTTCATTGGTTGAAAAATGGCGCGATTATGAGATCTCGTCCAAAGAGATGTGGGAGAAGATCGCAGAGAAGGTAAAGGTTGAAAACGGAGAGGCGGAAAATTTAATTTATTCACAGGAGATTGATCCACATTTTATTGATTTTGTAAAATGGGCTAAAGAAAAGGGAATTGATATTTTCATCCTGAGCGATGGATTTGACTTTTACATAAAGCGAATCCTTGAGAAACACGGGCTCGCTGATATTAAATTTTTTTCTAATCGGATGAGGATAGAAAACGGAAAAGTTAAGCTTGATTTCCCATATCCCGATTCAGTTTGTCGTATTTGTGGAAACTGCAAAAGAAATCATATGCTGACGCTTTCCGGAGATGAAGATATAATCGTTTATATTGGTGATGGTTATTCGGATAGATGTCCGGCGGAGTATGCCGATGTTGTTTTCGGGAAAAAGGAACTTTTGAAGTTTTGTAGAGAGAAAAACATACCAGTTTATGAGTTTGAGACATTCAAGGATGTACTTGATCAATTCCAAAGGTTTTTGAGCGGAAAAAAGAAGTTAAAAAAGAGATGGCAAGCTGAACTTAAACGAAGGGATGTTTTTATGAGGGAATAG
- a CDS encoding isoprenylcysteine carboxylmethyltransferase family protein: MKTDFRQLIFSYRSYTPIPFLILMIVFAKPTLMSLLIGFVIASIGEAVRIWGVGYAGAETRTTGPVGGSKLVTNGPYAYVRNPLYLGNMLIYLGFGIMSMALFPYLQIVGFVYFFVQYYLIVTLEEEYLSRAFADEYARYYKHVPRFIPRLRKYEFAGNLEFNLNEALRSERRTLQSFFAVTALNIIIFLVKNNLLFS, encoded by the coding sequence GTGAAAACTGATTTCAGACAATTGATTTTTTCTTACAGAAGCTACACTCCAATACCTTTTTTGATTTTGATGATCGTATTTGCGAAACCAACTTTGATGAGTTTGCTGATTGGCTTTGTGATCGCATCAATTGGCGAAGCAGTAAGGATTTGGGGAGTTGGATATGCAGGGGCTGAGACAAGGACAACTGGTCCTGTTGGGGGAAGTAAGCTTGTCACCAACGGACCATATGCCTATGTTAGAAATCCTCTTTACCTTGGAAATATGCTCATATATCTTGGTTTCGGAATTATGTCAATGGCTCTTTTCCCATATCTTCAAATAGTTGGCTTTGTATATTTTTTTGTGCAGTATTATTTAATTGTGACGCTTGAGGAGGAGTACTTAAGCAGGGCATTTGCCGATGAATATGCGAGATATTATAAACATGTTCCGAGGTTTATTCCGAGGTTGAGAAAATATGAATTTGCTGGAAATTTGGAATTTAATTTGAACGAAGCTTTGAGATCAGAGCGAAGAACTTTACAATCATTTTTTGCGGTCACTGCGTTGAATATTATCATCTTTCTTGTGAAAAATAATCTTTTGTTTTCATAA
- the lpxB gene encoding lipid-A-disaccharide synthase, with protein MPKRLMVIAGEVSGDSHAGKVICKIKKNSPDVEVFGVGGERMKKCGAELIYDISEISLIGFVDVLKSFGKIIELENLCKSELLRRKPDAVLLVDYPGFNLRFARFAKENGFRVFYYIAPQVWAWGRRRVKVLKNYVDELFVIFRFEEEFFKKYGIKAEFVGHPLLEDLSYSEMQDGMTFLEKYGISNKKIISFFPGSRTQEVKMMLKTMVEAGKMIKERFDVEIVFSRAKTIDETVMKNLIKEGFKEFKFITDSHMLLRFSHIAVVKSGTTSLEAGILGVPMVVCYKTSQFNYFLGRILVKTDVIEGIALPNIVLRKRVVPELLQNDFTAEKIFSEVSKYLVDENLYHNVRRELLKIRDLLKIDLAGKTTSEIVAEKILSKI; from the coding sequence ATGCCAAAGCGATTGATGGTCATAGCTGGTGAGGTATCGGGGGATTCGCATGCTGGAAAAGTTATCTGCAAGATAAAAAAGAATTCACCTGATGTTGAAGTTTTCGGGGTTGGCGGAGAGAGGATGAAGAAATGCGGAGCTGAGTTAATTTATGACATATCCGAGATTTCTTTGATCGGTTTTGTTGATGTATTAAAAAGCTTCGGGAAAATAATTGAGTTGGAAAATCTATGCAAAAGCGAACTATTGCGCCGCAAGCCGGACGCAGTTTTACTCGTGGATTATCCGGGGTTTAATCTCAGGTTTGCGAGATTTGCAAAAGAAAATGGATTCAGGGTTTTTTACTATATTGCTCCGCAGGTTTGGGCATGGGGACGAAGAAGAGTTAAAGTTTTGAAAAATTATGTTGATGAGCTTTTTGTGATATTTAGGTTTGAGGAAGAGTTTTTTAAAAAATACGGAATCAAAGCTGAATTCGTAGGTCATCCATTACTTGAAGATTTGAGCTATTCCGAGATGCAGGATGGCATGACTTTTTTGGAAAAATACGGGATTTCAAATAAAAAAATAATTTCTTTTTTTCCAGGAAGCAGAACTCAAGAAGTTAAAATGATGCTTAAAACGATGGTTGAAGCTGGCAAAATGATCAAAGAGAGGTTTGATGTTGAGATTGTTTTCAGCAGGGCTAAAACCATTGATGAAACCGTGATGAAAAATTTGATCAAGGAAGGTTTTAAAGAGTTTAAATTTATTACCGACTCTCATATGTTGTTAAGATTTTCTCATATTGCAGTGGTAAAAAGCGGGACGACATCGCTTGAAGCTGGAATCCTCGGAGTTCCGATGGTAGTTTGTTATAAAACTTCGCAATTTAATTATTTTTTGGGGCGAATTCTTGTTAAAACAGATGTAATTGAAGGAATCGCTCTTCCAAATATAGTTCTTCGCAAAAGGGTTGTGCCAGAGCTACTACAAAATGATTTCACAGCGGAGAAGATTTTTAGCGAGGTCAGCAAGTATCTTGTGGATGAAAATTTATATCATAATGTCAGAAGAGAACTTTTAAAGATCAGGGATCTTCTGAAAATTGATCTTGCAGGAAAAACAACTTCCGAGATAGTTGCTGAAAAAATCCTATCAAAGATATGA
- the lpxK gene encoding tetraacyldisaccharide 4'-kinase: MRFSFLPLSFFYGILIVLRNFFYSWGIFKIKKLPRPVISVGNIIAGGTGKTPIVEWIGKYFSSLGKKVAILSRGYGRRTKGFVFVSDGEKIFAKPDECGDEPFQMALKSIEEKLGWIVAVCEDRYLAGMKVLEKFAVDVFILDDGFQRRDIYRDLDIVIISGEEIKEFLIPAGLKREPLNSLKRADVICFRKNVDVRSFKPYLKENSLLLKFDYELLEIRKFFDYILNKNELLGKKVVAFSGIGKHTNFIKLLKDNNFQVVKEFEFPDHHCYSHRDIQKIVDSIGSTGADFAITTEKDFARLFEMKELKDFPFFYTKIEVRFLDAGENLKQKLLELV, encoded by the coding sequence TTGAGATTTTCGTTCCTCCCGCTTTCGTTTTTTTATGGAATCTTGATCGTGTTAAGAAATTTTTTTTACAGCTGGGGGATTTTTAAAATTAAAAAACTTCCACGACCAGTAATTTCAGTTGGAAATATAATTGCGGGTGGGACCGGAAAGACGCCGATAGTTGAATGGATAGGTAAATATTTTTCTTCGCTTGGGAAAAAAGTTGCGATCTTGAGTCGTGGATACGGAAGGAGAACAAAAGGTTTTGTGTTTGTATCAGACGGTGAAAAGATTTTTGCAAAACCAGATGAGTGCGGTGATGAACCGTTTCAAATGGCTTTGAAATCAATTGAAGAGAAACTTGGATGGATCGTTGCCGTGTGCGAAGATAGATATTTAGCTGGGATGAAAGTTCTTGAAAAATTTGCCGTTGATGTTTTCATACTTGATGATGGTTTTCAAAGAAGGGATATTTATAGGGATCTTGATATAGTGATAATTTCTGGGGAAGAAATAAAAGAATTTTTGATCCCTGCTGGTTTGAAGCGGGAGCCATTGAATTCGTTGAAGAGAGCGGATGTGATATGTTTTAGAAAAAATGTTGATGTCCGTAGCTTCAAACCTTACCTAAAAGAAAATTCGCTGCTGCTCAAATTTGATTACGAGCTTCTTGAAATACGAAAATTTTTTGATTATATTTTAAACAAAAATGAACTTTTAGGCAAAAAAGTAGTGGCCTTTTCAGGCATCGGAAAACACACGAATTTTATAAAACTATTGAAAGACAATAATTTTCAAGTCGTAAAGGAGTTTGAGTTCCCAGATCATCACTGTTATAGCCACCGAGATATTCAGAAGATAGTTGATTCTATTGGTTCAACAGGAGCAGATTTTGCTATTACGACTGAAAAAGATTTTGCAAGGTTATTTGAGATGAAAGAATTGAAAGATTTTCCGTTTTTTTATACAAAGATAGAGGTCAGGTTTTTGGATGCTGGTGAGAATTTAAAACAAAAGCTTTTGGAACTGGTTTAA
- a CDS encoding gamma-glutamyl-gamma-aminobutyrate hydrolase family protein (Members of this family of hydrolases with an active site Cys residue belong to MEROPS family C26.), whose protein sequence is MIKVGVSYCDTNLENYIKWLKMASVEVEPVILSYKELNSDDLKLCDALLLTGGDDVHPEFYGEVEREGDRYNRDRDWFEFKLLDIAFAKNLPILGICRGLQLTNVYLRGSLIFDIQTVIGTNHRKDEKTNEDRLHNIFVLDDSKLFKIVGEREGVVNSSHHQSADRIGENLRVSAKCDDGVIEGLEWAYDDRFVLLVQWHPERMRNFESAFSKNILEAFINSIIQK, encoded by the coding sequence ATGATAAAGGTGGGGGTTTCTTATTGTGATACTAATTTGGAAAATTACATCAAATGGTTGAAGATGGCATCGGTTGAGGTTGAGCCAGTTATCTTGTCTTATAAAGAACTTAACTCAGATGACTTGAAACTTTGCGATGCTCTTCTTCTCACAGGTGGGGATGATGTTCATCCGGAGTTTTACGGTGAGGTGGAGAGAGAGGGTGATAGATATAATCGTGATAGAGATTGGTTTGAGTTTAAACTACTTGACATAGCTTTTGCGAAAAATTTGCCAATCTTGGGAATCTGTAGGGGATTGCAATTAACAAATGTTTACCTTCGCGGGAGTTTGATTTTTGATATTCAAACGGTTATAGGGACAAATCATCGTAAAGATGAGAAAACAAATGAAGATAGATTGCATAATATCTTTGTTCTTGATGATTCAAAGCTTTTCAAGATCGTTGGTGAAAGAGAGGGAGTTGTAAATAGTAGTCATCATCAATCTGCTGATAGAATTGGAGAGAATTTGCGTGTCAGTGCAAAGTGTGATGATGGGGTGATTGAAGGGCTTGAATGGGCTTATGATGATAGATTTGTTTTGCTTGTTCAGTGGCATCCGGAGAGAATGAGGAATTTTGAAAGTGCTTTTTCAAAGAACATACTTGAGGCATTTATCAATTCAATTATTCAAAAATAA